The Yoonia sp. SS1-5 genome contains a region encoding:
- a CDS encoding DoxX family protein, with amino-acid sequence MNALLSTSHRVAGSLNRAGDAALPLLARFVFAATLVMYFWHSGLTKLGDGIFGFLQPSLGAYAQIFPKAMEAAGFDTAQLTAFHWAVVTGGTIAEFVLPLFIVIGFFTRLSALGMIGFIAIQSLTDLYGHGGIAHEGTLGAWFDRLPDGLILDQRAFWTLCLLVLVFKGAGALSVDRWLLRRPIY; translated from the coding sequence ATGAACGCGCTTCTTTCCACCTCGCACCGGGTTGCCGGGTCGCTCAACAGGGCGGGCGATGCAGCACTGCCGTTGCTGGCCCGCTTTGTGTTTGCAGCCACGCTGGTGATGTATTTCTGGCATTCTGGCCTGACCAAACTGGGCGACGGGATCTTTGGGTTTTTACAGCCCTCGCTGGGCGCCTATGCCCAGATCTTTCCCAAGGCAATGGAAGCTGCGGGCTTTGACACCGCGCAATTGACGGCGTTTCATTGGGCCGTCGTAACCGGCGGAACCATCGCGGAATTTGTCTTGCCACTATTCATCGTGATCGGCTTCTTTACCCGCCTGTCGGCGCTGGGGATGATCGGATTTATCGCGATCCAATCCTTAACAGATCTGTACGGTCACGGGGGCATCGCGCATGAGGGCACCCTTGGCGCGTGGTTCGACAGGCTGCCCGACGGGCTGATCCTGGATCAACGCGCATTCTGGACATTGTGCCTGCTTGTGCTGGTTTTCAAAGGTGCCGGCGCGCTGTCAGTGGATCGCTGGCTGCTGCGGCGCCCGATCTACTGA
- a CDS encoding ArsC/Spx/MgsR family protein, which produces MRFWGLKTCDTCRKARKALEEAGFAPEIIDVRADGIDPGDLDQIVAQFDDQAVNKASTTWRGLSDGDKAQDAATLIAAHPTLLKRPVIVMDGVWTLGWKADVQQKYLGQ; this is translated from the coding sequence ATGCGCTTTTGGGGACTGAAAACATGTGACACGTGCCGCAAGGCGCGCAAGGCCCTCGAAGAGGCGGGCTTTGCCCCGGAAATCATTGACGTCAGGGCCGATGGCATCGACCCGGGCGACCTTGATCAGATCGTCGCGCAATTCGACGATCAGGCGGTGAACAAGGCATCAACCACCTGGCGCGGCCTCAGCGACGGTGACAAAGCGCAGGATGCGGCGACATTGATCGCGGCCCATCCCACATTGCTCAAACGACCGGTGATCGTCATGGACGGCGTCTGGACGCTGGGGTGGAAGGCTGATGTGCAGCAGAAATATCTGGGTCAGTAG